In one Melaminivora jejuensis genomic region, the following are encoded:
- a CDS encoding branched-chain amino acid ABC transporter permease — MRYIFKTSYAQDIRLAKHGGHIFWYSLLGLALVAAPWLAPEYWLAQLTFVLIYAIAGLGLMLLAGFTGQFSLGHAAFLGVGAYTQVVLTGMGWPFLLSLACGAALSAAVGVVVGLPALRVKGIYLGIATLAFGFIVEEVFARWESVTGGNAGKSVAAPQLLGYTLESTEAFYFLCLALAVACTLAILNLLRSPTGRAFVAIRDSEISAQSMGIHLAWYKTLSFALSAALAGIAGALYAHKMQFISPDQFSILQSIDLLLMIVIGGLGSVHGAFLGAAFLILMPQMISLGKDVLPEAIGQAPGLQAVVYGAVLIAFVLFEPMGLYGRWLKVRTWLQLFPFYRKGMFKRQKSFQKSERLK; from the coding sequence ATGCGCTACATCTTCAAGACCAGCTACGCGCAGGACATCCGCCTGGCCAAGCACGGCGGGCACATCTTCTGGTACAGCCTGCTGGGCCTGGCCCTGGTCGCCGCGCCCTGGCTGGCACCCGAGTACTGGCTGGCCCAGCTGACCTTCGTGCTGATCTACGCCATTGCCGGCCTGGGGCTGATGCTGCTGGCGGGCTTCACCGGGCAGTTCTCGCTGGGGCACGCAGCCTTTCTGGGCGTGGGCGCCTACACGCAGGTGGTACTCACCGGCATGGGCTGGCCGTTCCTGCTGTCGCTGGCCTGCGGCGCGGCGCTGTCGGCTGCCGTGGGCGTGGTCGTGGGCCTGCCGGCGCTGCGCGTCAAGGGCATCTACCTGGGCATCGCCACGCTGGCCTTCGGCTTCATTGTCGAGGAGGTGTTCGCGCGCTGGGAGTCGGTCACCGGCGGCAATGCCGGTAAGTCGGTCGCAGCGCCGCAACTGCTGGGCTACACGCTGGAGAGCACCGAGGCGTTCTACTTCCTGTGCCTGGCGCTGGCCGTGGCCTGCACGCTGGCCATCCTGAACCTGCTGCGCTCGCCCACGGGCCGGGCCTTCGTCGCCATCCGCGACTCGGAGATCTCGGCGCAGAGCATGGGCATCCACCTGGCCTGGTACAAGACGCTGTCGTTCGCCCTATCTGCCGCGCTGGCCGGCATTGCCGGCGCGCTGTACGCGCACAAGATGCAGTTCATCTCGCCGGATCAGTTCAGCATCCTGCAGTCCATCGACCTGCTGCTGATGATCGTCATCGGCGGCCTGGGCTCGGTACACGGGGCCTTCCTGGGCGCTGCCTTCCTGATCCTGATGCCGCAGATGATCTCCCTGGGCAAGGACGTGCTGCCCGAAGCCATCGGCCAGGCGCCCGGCCTGCAGGCCGTGGTCTATGGCGCGGTGCTGATCGCCTTCGTGCTGTTCGAGCCCATGGGCCTGTATGGCCGCTGGCTCAAGGTGCGCACCTGGCTGCAGCTGTTTCCCTTCTACCGCAAGGGCATGTTCAAGCGGCAAAAGAGCTTCCAGAAATCGGAGCGCCTGAAATGA
- a CDS encoding AMP-dependent synthetase/ligase, which yields MSNLWDLSRIQPQPDSVLAGDTIPAMFWNAVRERGPRVWLREKKLGIWQSWSWSRVGEAVREIAGGLMALGFAPGECASILSNTNVEWVLTDLAVLSCAGVANGIYPTDAAPQVHYLCQDSATRVLFVEDDEQLDKALEVRGQLPLLRTIVVFDMEGLRGLHDEHIISLADLRALGREWNAAHPQEIEQRIAALQPDDTAILVYTSGTTGKPKGAMHSHSALAYTARGFNTLIARSADDEAMCFLPLCHIAERMGGEYFSLYTGCKLNFVENPDTVPENVREIAPTVFTAVPRVWEKFYSGVMIALKESSRVQQAAYAWAIGVGMKIADRVLAGQSVPATLKAQFHLARWLVLGNVRKLIGIHRARFLVTGAAPISPELIKWYLALGVPMLEVWGMTETCGASTGMVAARIKPGSIGPATSFNQVRLDPETGEIQVKGPNVFKGYLNLPDKTAETFTQDGWLRTGDVGTVDAEGYYRITDRMKDIIITAGGKNITPSELENELKFSPYITDAVVIGDQRAYLTVIIMIDQENVEKYAQDHDVPFSNYASLTRAPEVQALIQSVIDEVNKKFARVEQIKKFFLLDTQLTAEDEELTPTMKLKRKLVQTKYAPQIEAMYGSG from the coding sequence ATGTCCAACCTTTGGGATCTCTCCCGCATCCAACCGCAACCGGACAGCGTGCTGGCCGGCGACACCATCCCGGCCATGTTCTGGAATGCCGTGCGTGAACGCGGCCCGCGCGTGTGGCTGCGCGAGAAAAAGCTCGGCATCTGGCAAAGCTGGAGCTGGAGCCGCGTCGGCGAGGCCGTGCGCGAGATTGCCGGCGGCCTGATGGCGCTGGGCTTTGCGCCGGGCGAGTGCGCCTCCATCCTGTCCAACACCAACGTCGAATGGGTGCTGACCGACCTGGCCGTGCTGTCGTGCGCCGGCGTGGCCAACGGCATCTACCCGACCGACGCCGCGCCGCAGGTGCATTACCTGTGCCAGGACTCGGCCACGCGCGTGCTGTTCGTCGAGGACGACGAGCAACTGGACAAGGCACTGGAGGTGCGCGGGCAGTTGCCGCTGCTGCGCACCATCGTGGTCTTCGACATGGAGGGCCTGCGCGGGTTGCACGACGAGCACATCATCAGCCTGGCCGACCTGCGCGCCCTGGGCCGCGAGTGGAACGCCGCACACCCACAGGAAATCGAGCAGCGCATCGCCGCCCTGCAGCCAGACGACACTGCCATCCTGGTCTATACCTCGGGCACCACCGGCAAGCCCAAGGGCGCCATGCACAGCCACAGCGCGCTGGCCTATACGGCGCGCGGCTTCAACACGCTGATCGCGCGCAGCGCGGACGACGAAGCCATGTGCTTCCTACCGCTGTGCCACATCGCCGAGCGCATGGGCGGCGAGTATTTCTCGCTCTACACCGGCTGCAAGCTCAATTTTGTCGAGAACCCCGACACCGTGCCCGAGAACGTGCGCGAGATCGCGCCCACCGTGTTCACCGCCGTGCCGCGCGTGTGGGAGAAGTTCTACTCCGGCGTCATGATCGCCCTCAAGGAATCCAGCCGCGTGCAGCAGGCCGCCTACGCCTGGGCCATCGGCGTGGGCATGAAGATTGCCGACCGGGTGCTGGCCGGCCAAAGCGTGCCGGCCACCCTGAAAGCGCAATTCCACCTGGCGCGCTGGCTGGTGCTGGGCAATGTGCGCAAGCTGATCGGCATCCACCGCGCACGCTTCCTGGTCACCGGCGCGGCGCCGATCTCGCCCGAACTCATCAAGTGGTATCTGGCGCTGGGCGTGCCCATGCTGGAGGTCTGGGGCATGACCGAGACCTGCGGCGCCTCCACTGGCATGGTGGCCGCGCGCATCAAGCCCGGCTCCATCGGCCCGGCGACCAGCTTCAACCAGGTGCGGCTCGATCCCGAGACCGGAGAAATCCAGGTCAAGGGGCCGAACGTCTTCAAGGGCTATCTGAACCTGCCGGACAAGACCGCCGAGACCTTCACCCAGGATGGCTGGCTGCGCACCGGCGACGTCGGCACGGTGGACGCCGAAGGCTACTACCGCATCACCGACCGGATGAAGGACATCATCATCACCGCCGGCGGCAAGAACATTACGCCCAGCGAGCTGGAAAACGAGCTGAAATTCAGCCCCTACATCACCGACGCAGTGGTCATCGGCGACCAGCGAGCCTACCTCACGGTGATCATCATGATCGACCAGGAGAACGTCGAGAAATACGCGCAGGATCACGACGTGCCGTTCTCCAACTACGCCAGCCTCACGCGCGCACCCGAGGTGCAGGCGCTGATCCAGAGCGTCATCGACGAGGTGAACAAGAAGTTCGCCCGCGTCGAGCAGATCAAGAAGTTCTTCCTGCTCGACACCCAGCTCACCGCCGAGGACGAAGAGCTGACCCCGACCATGAAGCTCAAGCGCAAACTGGTGCAGACCAAGTACGCGCCACAGATCGAAGCCATGTACGGATCGGGCTAG
- the xseB gene encoding exodeoxyribonuclease VII small subunit, whose translation MPKAPVALKLPPEPASYEAALQELEQLVARIESGQLPLDQLLAGYQRGATLLEFCRTRLAAVQEQIQLLDDGVLQPWNDA comes from the coding sequence ATGCCCAAGGCTCCTGTCGCTCTCAAACTCCCCCCCGAACCCGCCAGCTACGAAGCCGCGCTGCAGGAGCTCGAACAGCTCGTCGCCCGCATCGAATCCGGCCAGTTGCCGCTCGACCAGCTGCTCGCCGGCTACCAGCGCGGCGCCACGCTGCTGGAGTTCTGCCGCACCCGCCTGGCCGCCGTGCAGGAGCAGATCCAGCTGCTCGACGATGGCGTGCTGCAGCCGTGGAACGACGCATGA
- a CDS encoding ABC transporter ATP-binding protein: MPADVLLGARNLSVRFGGLLAVSDVSFDVRRGEVFTLIGPNGAGKTTVFNLISRIYQPTSGAIRYAGPAGELALTEQPAHRVAGLGIARTFQNIELFEHASVLHNLLIGRHTRRETGLLADMFFTPRVRAAELRAREKAEEIIDFLDLQHYRDTLIAGLPYGVRKVVEMARALCTEPQLLLLDEPSSGLNVEETDDMAFWIQDIRDELGITVLMVEHDMSLVSRVSDRVLAMNQGQVLAMGTPHEVQTHPGVVEAYLGTIDDVSSLRRTDAAGLEVRA; encoded by the coding sequence CTGCCCGCCGACGTGCTGCTTGGCGCACGCAATCTGAGCGTGCGCTTCGGCGGCCTGCTGGCGGTGAGCGACGTCAGCTTCGACGTGCGCCGCGGCGAGGTCTTCACGCTGATCGGCCCCAATGGCGCCGGCAAGACCACGGTGTTCAACCTGATCAGCCGCATCTACCAGCCCACCAGCGGCGCCATCCGCTACGCCGGCCCGGCGGGCGAGCTGGCGCTGACCGAGCAGCCCGCGCACCGGGTGGCCGGCCTGGGTATTGCGCGCACCTTCCAGAACATCGAGCTGTTCGAGCACGCCAGCGTGCTGCACAACCTGCTGATCGGGCGGCACACGCGGCGCGAGACCGGACTCCTGGCCGACATGTTCTTCACGCCGCGCGTGCGCGCCGCCGAGCTGCGGGCGCGCGAGAAGGCCGAGGAAATCATCGACTTCCTGGACTTGCAGCACTATCGCGACACTTTGATCGCCGGCCTGCCCTACGGCGTGCGCAAGGTGGTTGAGATGGCGCGCGCGCTGTGTACCGAGCCGCAGTTGCTGCTGCTCGATGAGCCATCGTCCGGCCTGAACGTGGAGGAAACCGACGACATGGCCTTCTGGATCCAGGACATCCGCGACGAGCTGGGCATCACGGTGCTGATGGTCGAGCACGACATGTCGCTGGTCTCGCGCGTATCCGACCGGGTGCTGGCCATGAACCAGGGCCAGGTGCTGGCCATGGGAACGCCGCACGAGGTGCAGACGCATCCCGGCGTCGTCGAGGCCTACCTGGGCACCATCGACGACGTGAGCAGCCTGCGCCGCACCGACGCCGCCGGCCTGGAGGTGCGCGCATGA
- a CDS encoding sulfurtransferase — protein MPYTLLISVPELQELLHTHQRLMVFDCSFDLATPSRGLAVYQHEHIPGAVHADLDLNLSARHGAPGPGGVLVAGAADSPCSGGRHPLPNRERFAMWLSAIGLANDMQAVVYDRNGGNYCGRLWWMLKWLGHDAVAVLDGGLQAWQAAGGALASGDEPGHFQTNFEIREPLRRLVDAQQVWQRLHQPGQTVLDARAAPRYRGEIEPLDPVAGHIPGALNRPFSDNLGADGRFKPAAQLRAEFEQLLAGRDPASVVHQCGSGVSAIPNLLAMEIAGYPPTALYAGSWSDWCSDPARPVERG, from the coding sequence ATGCCCTACACCCTGCTGATCTCCGTCCCTGAACTGCAAGAGCTGCTGCACACGCATCAGCGGCTGATGGTGTTCGACTGCAGCTTCGACCTGGCCACGCCCTCGCGCGGCCTGGCCGTGTACCAGCACGAGCACATCCCCGGAGCCGTCCACGCCGACCTGGATCTGAACCTGAGCGCCCGCCACGGTGCACCTGGCCCGGGCGGCGTGCTGGTGGCCGGCGCGGCCGATTCGCCCTGCTCGGGCGGACGCCACCCGCTGCCCAACCGCGAGCGCTTTGCCATGTGGCTGTCGGCCATCGGCCTGGCCAACGACATGCAAGCCGTGGTGTATGACAGGAATGGCGGCAACTACTGTGGCCGGCTGTGGTGGATGCTCAAGTGGCTGGGGCACGACGCCGTGGCCGTGCTCGACGGCGGCCTGCAGGCCTGGCAGGCGGCAGGCGGCGCGCTGGCCAGCGGCGACGAGCCGGGGCACTTCCAGACCAATTTCGAGATCCGCGAGCCACTGCGTCGGCTGGTCGATGCCCAGCAGGTGTGGCAGCGCCTGCACCAGCCCGGCCAGACGGTGCTGGACGCCCGCGCCGCGCCACGCTACCGGGGCGAGATCGAACCGCTCGACCCCGTGGCCGGGCACATCCCCGGCGCGCTGAACCGCCCGTTCAGCGACAACCTGGGCGCCGATGGCCGCTTCAAGCCGGCGGCGCAACTGCGCGCCGAGTTCGAGCAACTGCTGGCCGGGCGCGATCCGGCCAGCGTGGTACACCAGTGCGGCAGCGGCGTGAGCGCCATCCCCAACCTGCTGGCCATGGAGATTGCCGGCTACCCGCCTACCGCCCTGTACGCGGGCAGCTGGAGCGACTGGTGCAGCGATCCGGCGCGGCCAGTCGAGCGGGGTTGA
- a CDS encoding ABC transporter ATP-binding protein: MNTAVQTHASAAASAPILRLQNIESSYGPIKAIRGVSLQVRRGEIATVLGSNGAGKTTILKTISGIIDPRKGSVQLHGQDITAHDPAAIVRRGLSHVPEGREVFPLLSVRDNLLMGAYTRADRDAVAHDMETVYGYFPILRERQSQDAGLLSGGQQQMLAISRALMAKPELILLDEPSLGLSPRLTKEIFEIVVRINRERGTTILLVEQNANMALNASDYGYVLENGRIVMEDSCAALREKDDIKEFYLGMKESSVRGERRWKKKKTWR; this comes from the coding sequence ATGAATACCGCCGTGCAGACCCACGCCAGTGCAGCCGCCAGCGCACCCATCCTGCGCCTGCAGAACATCGAAAGCAGCTACGGCCCCATCAAGGCCATTCGCGGCGTCAGCCTGCAGGTGCGCCGTGGCGAGATCGCCACCGTGCTGGGCAGCAACGGCGCCGGCAAAACCACCATCCTGAAGACCATCTCCGGCATCATCGACCCGCGCAAGGGCAGCGTGCAACTGCACGGCCAGGACATCACCGCACACGACCCGGCAGCCATCGTGCGCCGTGGCCTGTCGCACGTGCCCGAGGGGCGCGAGGTGTTTCCGTTGCTGTCAGTGCGCGACAACCTGCTCATGGGTGCCTACACGCGAGCCGACCGCGACGCCGTGGCGCACGACATGGAAACGGTGTACGGCTACTTCCCCATCCTGCGCGAGCGCCAGAGTCAGGACGCGGGCCTGCTGTCGGGCGGCCAACAGCAGATGCTGGCGATCTCGCGCGCCCTCATGGCCAAGCCCGAGCTGATCCTGCTCGACGAACCCAGCCTGGGCCTGTCGCCGCGCCTGACCAAGGAGATCTTCGAGATCGTCGTGCGCATCAACCGTGAGCGCGGCACCACCATCCTCCTGGTCGAGCAGAACGCCAACATGGCGCTGAACGCCTCGGACTATGGCTATGTGCTGGAAAACGGCCGCATCGTCATGGAAGACAGCTGCGCCGCGCTGCGCGAGAAGGACGACATCAAGGAGTTCTACCTCGGCATGAAGGAAAGCAGCGTGCGCGGCGAGCGGCGCTGGAAGAAAAAGAAAACCTGGAGGTAA
- a CDS encoding DMT family transporter, protein MQALWMVLAAFLFASMGVCVKIASQWFSAAELVFYRGLIGMGLLALLARRQSVRLGTAYPGMHAWRSLVGVVALGAWFYAIAHLPLASAITLNYMSSVWIAAFVMGGALLAWRPSPQTPRPPLQVPLVLTVLAGFAGVLLMLRPSVGDGQGFAGTVGLLSGFCAAMAYMQVSALSRLGEPEARTVFYFALGSAVAGGAAMLVAGASPWPGWPALWLLPLGLLAAGGQLCMTLAYARATTARSTLVVANLQYSGIIFASLYGVLLFGDALPLLAWAGMALIVASGIAATALRARGAATN, encoded by the coding sequence ATGCAAGCCCTGTGGATGGTTCTGGCCGCGTTCCTGTTTGCCAGCATGGGGGTCTGCGTGAAGATCGCCTCGCAGTGGTTTTCCGCCGCTGAACTGGTGTTTTATCGCGGCCTGATCGGCATGGGGCTGCTGGCCCTGCTGGCGCGGCGCCAGAGCGTGCGCCTGGGCACCGCCTACCCGGGGATGCACGCCTGGCGCAGCCTGGTCGGCGTGGTGGCGCTGGGGGCCTGGTTCTACGCCATCGCCCATCTGCCGCTGGCCTCGGCCATCACGCTGAACTACATGAGCAGCGTGTGGATTGCCGCTTTCGTCATGGGCGGAGCGCTGCTGGCCTGGCGGCCCTCGCCGCAGACGCCGCGCCCGCCGCTGCAGGTGCCGCTGGTGCTCACCGTGCTGGCCGGCTTTGCCGGTGTGCTGCTGATGCTGCGCCCCAGCGTGGGCGATGGCCAGGGCTTTGCCGGCACCGTGGGGCTGCTGTCGGGCTTTTGCGCGGCCATGGCCTACATGCAGGTCTCGGCGCTGTCGCGCCTGGGCGAGCCGGAGGCGCGCACGGTGTTTTATTTCGCACTTGGCTCGGCGGTTGCCGGTGGCGCGGCGATGCTGGTGGCCGGCGCATCGCCCTGGCCAGGCTGGCCGGCGCTGTGGCTGCTGCCGCTGGGCCTGCTGGCCGCCGGCGGGCAGCTGTGCATGACCCTGGCCTATGCCCGCGCCACCACGGCGCGCAGCACGCTGGTGGTGGCCAATTTGCAGTACTCGGGCATCATTTTCGCCAGCCTCTACGGCGTGCTGCTGTTCGGCGACGCGCTGCCGCTGCTGGCCTGGGCCGGCATGGCGCTGATCGTCGCCAGCGGCATCGCCGCCACCGCGCTGCGGGCGCGTGGCGCGGCAACCAACTGA
- a CDS encoding aromatic ring-hydroxylating oxygenase subunit alpha, with translation MSDLSLQLQQATSQLPVSSYFDAALLAREQELLFRAGPRYVGHQLAVPEPGDYHALPQEQEGRALVRNAQGGIELLSNVCRHRQAIMLRGRGNLGAQGKGHAGGNIVCPIHRWTYSDKGELLGAPHFQHDPCLHLNNYGLRQWNGLLFEDNGRDIAADLAGMGPAHELSFEGYALDHVELHECHYNWKTFIEVYLEDYHVGPFHPGLGNFVTCDDLTWEFGREFSVQTVGVAPTFAKPGSDIYKQWHDVLLRYQGGQLPQRGAIWLTYYPHIMVEWYPHVLTVSTLHPMGVDRTLNLVEFYYPEEIVAFERDFVEAQRAAYMETAIEDDEIAERMDAGRQALMQRGDNEAGPYQSPMEDGMQHFHEWYRGKMGQALAAG, from the coding sequence ATGTCTGATTTAAGTCTTCAACTGCAGCAAGCCACGAGCCAACTTCCAGTTTCCAGCTACTTCGACGCGGCGCTGCTGGCGCGCGAGCAGGAGCTGTTGTTTCGCGCCGGGCCGCGCTACGTCGGCCACCAGCTGGCCGTGCCCGAGCCGGGCGACTACCACGCCCTGCCCCAGGAGCAGGAGGGCCGCGCCCTGGTGCGCAATGCGCAAGGCGGCATCGAGCTGCTGTCCAACGTCTGCCGCCACCGCCAGGCCATCATGCTGCGCGGCCGGGGCAACCTGGGCGCGCAGGGCAAGGGCCACGCCGGCGGCAACATTGTCTGCCCCATCCACCGCTGGACGTATTCGGACAAGGGCGAGCTGCTGGGCGCGCCGCACTTCCAGCACGACCCCTGCCTGCACCTGAACAACTACGGCCTGCGCCAGTGGAACGGCCTTTTGTTCGAGGACAACGGCCGCGACATCGCCGCCGACCTGGCCGGCATGGGGCCGGCGCACGAGCTGTCGTTCGAGGGCTACGCGCTCGATCACGTCGAGCTGCACGAGTGCCACTACAACTGGAAGACCTTCATCGAGGTCTATCTGGAGGACTACCACGTCGGCCCCTTCCACCCCGGCCTGGGCAACTTCGTGACCTGCGACGACCTGACATGGGAGTTCGGACGCGAGTTCTCCGTGCAGACCGTGGGCGTGGCGCCGACCTTTGCCAAGCCCGGCTCGGACATCTACAAGCAGTGGCACGACGTGCTCTTGCGCTACCAGGGCGGCCAGCTGCCGCAGCGCGGCGCCATCTGGCTGACCTACTACCCGCACATCATGGTCGAGTGGTATCCGCATGTGCTCACCGTGTCCACGCTGCACCCCATGGGCGTGGACAGGACGCTGAACCTGGTCGAGTTCTACTACCCCGAGGAGATCGTGGCCTTCGAGCGCGACTTCGTCGAGGCCCAGCGCGCGGCCTACATGGAAACAGCCATCGAGGACGACGAGATCGCCGAGCGCATGGACGCCGGGCGCCAGGCCCTGATGCAGCGTGGCGACAACGAGGCCGGCCCGTATCAAAGCCCGATGGAAGACGGTATGCAGCACTTCCACGAGTGGTACCGGGGCAAGATGGGCCAGGCGCTGGCCGCAGGCTGA
- a CDS encoding polyprenyl synthetase family protein has product MSAVSDSRASTVPFALATWMQAQLARVEAALDAALADDGPAGLGLAMRYAVQGGGKRLRPLLVLAACEAVEGQPAAALRAACAVELIHAYSLVHDDMPCMDNDVLRRGKPTVHVQFGQAQALLAGDALQALAFELLTPEDGVDEAMQARLCRLLARAAGSQGMAGGQAIDLAHVGCQLAEGELRHMHALKTGALLQASVLMGAACGQASPAACQALSEYGAAIGLAFQVVDDVLDVTQDSATLGKTAGKDAAQDKPTYVSLMGLQGARAHADDLLAQAQARLVASGLADTHALAALADMVVRRTH; this is encoded by the coding sequence ATGAGCGCCGTCTCCGACAGCCGCGCCAGCACCGTCCCCTTTGCCCTGGCGACCTGGATGCAGGCGCAGCTGGCGCGCGTCGAGGCAGCGCTGGACGCGGCCCTGGCTGACGACGGCCCGGCCGGCCTGGGGCTGGCCATGCGCTATGCCGTGCAGGGCGGCGGCAAGCGGCTGCGCCCGCTGCTGGTGCTGGCCGCCTGCGAGGCCGTGGAGGGGCAGCCGGCAGCAGCGCTGCGCGCTGCCTGCGCCGTCGAACTGATCCATGCCTACTCGCTGGTACACGACGACATGCCGTGCATGGACAACGACGTGCTGCGCCGGGGCAAGCCCACCGTCCACGTGCAGTTCGGCCAGGCCCAGGCGCTGCTGGCCGGCGATGCGCTGCAGGCGCTGGCCTTCGAGCTGCTGACGCCCGAGGACGGCGTGGACGAGGCCATGCAGGCGCGGCTGTGCCGCCTGCTGGCGCGCGCCGCCGGCAGCCAGGGCATGGCCGGCGGGCAGGCCATCGACCTGGCCCACGTGGGCTGCCAGTTGGCCGAGGGCGAGCTGCGCCACATGCACGCCCTCAAGACCGGCGCGCTCCTGCAGGCCAGCGTGCTCATGGGTGCAGCCTGTGGGCAGGCATCGCCCGCCGCCTGCCAGGCGCTGAGCGAGTACGGCGCTGCCATCGGCCTGGCCTTCCAGGTGGTCGATGATGTACTGGACGTGACGCAGGACTCGGCCACCCTGGGCAAGACTGCCGGCAAGGATGCCGCGCAGGACAAGCCGACCTATGTCTCGCTCATGGGCCTGCAGGGCGCGCGCGCCCACGCCGACGACCTGCTGGCCCAGGCCCAGGCCCGGCTGGTCGCCAGCGGCCTGGCCGATACGCACGCACTGGCGGCCCTGGCCGACATGGTGGTGCGGCGCACCCATTGA
- a CDS encoding NAD-dependent succinate-semialdehyde dehydrogenase: MTYPDTRLFIDGQWQDARDGRTLAVHNPATGQEIGCVAHAAIADLDLALASAQKGFETWRAMAAVERARIMRRAAALMRERAGAIGALMTQEQGKPLIEARGEAAAAADIIEWFADEGQRVYGRIVPARNPAVQQLVLKDPVGVVAAFTPWNFPINQVVRKLGAALAAGCAVIVKAPEETPASPAELVRAFADAGLPPGVVNLVYGTPAEISGYLIPHPIVKKVTFTGSTVVGKQLAALAGQHMKRVTMELGGHAPVIVCQDADVQLAVKASAGAKFRNAGQVCIAPTRFLVHESVRAEFVAALTRHAEGLKVGDGLQEGTRMGPLANARRVAAMQDFLGDARQQGARVTTGGEALSGAGNFFAPTVLDDVPLSARIFNEEPFGPVAAVRGFTDLSDAIAEANRLPYGLAAYAFTRSLKDAHQLAQQVEVGMLWVNQPATPSAELPFGGLKDSGYGSEGGPEAVEACLNTRAISITPM; the protein is encoded by the coding sequence ATGACCTACCCCGACACCCGACTTTTCATCGATGGCCAGTGGCAGGACGCCCGTGATGGCCGCACCCTGGCCGTCCACAACCCCGCCACCGGGCAGGAAATTGGCTGCGTGGCGCACGCCGCCATCGCCGACCTGGATCTGGCGCTGGCCTCGGCGCAAAAGGGCTTCGAGACCTGGCGCGCCATGGCCGCCGTGGAGCGCGCGCGCATCATGCGCCGCGCCGCCGCCCTGATGCGCGAGCGCGCCGGTGCCATCGGCGCACTGATGACGCAGGAGCAGGGCAAGCCGCTCATCGAGGCGCGCGGCGAGGCCGCTGCTGCCGCCGACATCATCGAGTGGTTTGCCGACGAGGGCCAGCGCGTCTATGGCCGCATCGTGCCGGCGCGCAACCCGGCTGTGCAGCAGCTGGTGCTGAAAGACCCGGTGGGCGTGGTCGCCGCCTTCACGCCGTGGAACTTCCCCATCAACCAGGTGGTGCGCAAGCTGGGCGCGGCGCTGGCGGCGGGCTGCGCGGTCATCGTCAAGGCGCCCGAGGAAACCCCGGCCAGCCCGGCGGAGCTGGTGCGCGCCTTTGCCGACGCCGGCCTGCCACCCGGCGTGGTCAACCTGGTCTATGGCACGCCGGCGGAGATCTCCGGCTACCTGATCCCGCACCCCATCGTCAAGAAGGTGACCTTCACCGGCTCGACTGTGGTCGGCAAGCAGCTTGCCGCCCTGGCCGGCCAGCACATGAAGCGCGTGACCATGGAGCTGGGCGGCCACGCCCCGGTCATCGTCTGCCAGGATGCCGACGTGCAACTGGCCGTCAAGGCGTCGGCGGGTGCCAAGTTCCGCAATGCCGGCCAGGTGTGCATCGCGCCCACGCGCTTTCTGGTGCATGAGAGTGTGCGCGCCGAGTTTGTCGCTGCGCTCACGCGCCATGCCGAGGGCCTGAAGGTGGGCGATGGCCTGCAGGAAGGCACGCGCATGGGGCCGCTGGCCAATGCGCGCCGGGTGGCGGCCATGCAGGACTTCCTGGGCGATGCGCGCCAGCAGGGCGCCCGGGTCACCACGGGTGGTGAGGCATTGAGTGGCGCGGGCAACTTCTTTGCGCCCACGGTGCTCGACGACGTGCCGCTGTCGGCGCGCATCTTCAACGAGGAACCCTTCGGCCCGGTGGCCGCCGTGCGCGGCTTCACCGATCTGTCTGACGCCATCGCCGAGGCCAACCGCCTGCCCTATGGCCTGGCGGCTTATGCCTTCACGCGCTCGCTCAAGGACGCGCATCAGCTGGCGCAGCAGGTCGAGGTCGGCATGTTGTGGGTCAATCAGCCGGCCACGCCCAGCGCCGAACTGCCCTTTGGCGGCCTCAAGGACTCAGGCTACGGCTCCGAGGGCGGCCCCGAGGCCGTCGAGGCCTGCCTGAACACGCGGGCGATCTCCATCACCCCCATGTGA